The following is a genomic window from Coriobacteriia bacterium.
GGGATTCGGCTCCGCGGTGCACCTGGTGCTGCAGCTGGCCACAACGGGGCAGATGCCCGCGTCTGAGCGGATCGACGCGATAGCCCGTGCGTTCTCCCTTGGCGAGGAGGGGAGGGCCGAACTCGAATCGGCGGCCCAGGCGTTTCTCGGCTCCGCCGTGGCCGCAGAGCTCCTCGCGTGTGACATCGTGAAGCGAGAGTGGCCTTTTGTGATTCGCCTGCAGGACGACGAGCACTTCTTCGATCTCTCGGGCAGTCTGGACGCGTACGGCCGAAGCGGGGATGAGGCGCTCATCATCGACTACAAGACCGGAGGCCGAGCAGACGACGAGGGTCTGGAAGAGAGGTACCGGTTGCAGGCGGGCTGCTACGCCCTGGCTGCGGCCCACGATGGATGCAAGGCCATTCGCATCGTCTTCGTCCGACCGCAGGTGTGCGATGAAGCCGGTCGCCCGCAGGTGGTCGAGTTCAGCTTTGGGCGCGACGACGTCGTGCACGTCGAGTCACAGCTCAAGAGCGTCCACGAGCGCATGCGCTCGTGCGAGTACGCTCCGCTTCGGCACTGGGACAGCAGTGCGTGCGAGGAGTGTCCCATCGCCCGGACGGCGTGTCGCGTACCGGCGCCACCGAGCAGACCGCGAAGCTAGCGAGGGGCGGATTCGTCCGCGGCAGCTCTTTGTCGAAGCTGTCCGCAGGCAGCGTCGATATCGGCACCGCGTTCCGTCCTCACGGTCGCGTTCACTCCCGCTGCATCGAGACGGCGCGCGAACTCGTCCACGCGCGCTCCCGGCGCTCGCCCGTGACCCGTGCCCGCAACGGCGTTCATCGGGATGAGGTTCACGTGCACGAGCAGGCCCTGACAGAACGAGATGAGCGCGCGGAGCTCGTCGTCGGTGTCGTTGGCGCCTTCGACGAGCGCGAACTCAAGCGAAGGGCGGCGCCCGGTCGCTTCCGAGTAGCGCTCGAGCGCGCCGCGAAGCCGCGTCAGCGTTTGTCCCCGGACACCCGGCATGAGGGCGTCACGGGTCGTTTGCACGGCGGAGTGCAGCGACACGGCCAGGGTGAACTGCTCGGGCTCCTCGGTGAACCGTTCGATCCCGGCAATCAGCCCGCAGGTGGAGACGGTGAGGTGCCGGGCTCCGATTTCCAGCCCATCGGGTGAGTTCATGAGACGCAACGCGCCGAGTGTCGGCTCGTAGTTCGCGAACGGTTCGCCTTGGCCCATCGCCACGGCGTTGGATACGCGCGCGCCGAAGTCGTCGCCCACCAGCCGAACCTGGTCGAGCATCTCGCCCGGTGCAAGGTCGCGTGTCAGCCCCGATGCCCCTGTCGCGCAGAAAGAGCACCCCATCGCGCAACCCGCCTGCGTCGAGAAGCAGACGGTCAGCCGATCCATAGCCGGGAGCCCGACGCACTCCACGGTGGCCCCGTCCGCCAGACGGATGAGGTACTTGCGGGTGCCGTCGCTTGAGACCTGACGCTCTAAGACGCTAGGGAACGGCAAAGCGAACCGGTCTGCGAGCTGGGCTCGCAGACCGGTAGGCACATCGGTCATCTGGTCGTAGGACCGGGCTCCACGCCCATACACCCAGCGCACGATCTGGGCCGCCCGGTAGCGCGGCTGATCGAGCGACTCGACGAGTCGGGCGATGCCGTCCGCGTCAAGCGTCTTGAGACCCACCGCTTCGGGGAAGCGGGATCGGGTGGGCGTCGCTTCCACGAAGGCTAGCGGCCCTCGAGCTCGGCCAGAGCGCTCAGATACTCCTCGCGGTGCTCGCCCTCGAAGCGACCGACGGCGCGGAAGTACGACGCGATCTCGGGGAAGCCTTCGTCTTCGGCGATCTGCGCAAAGCCCGGATACATGTCCGTGGCCTCGTTGTCCTCGCCATGGGCGGCCGCACGCAGGTTGTCAGCGGTCGTGGTCGCACCGCCGGAGATATAGGCCCAGTGGCCCAGTGCGTGCGCAGTCTCCTCGGCAGCAGCTCGGTCGAACGCCTTCATGGCGCTCTCGGGGGCACCTTCGAGCTCGGCGATGCGCTTCCACAGGGTGTAGCGCCTGTTGGCCTGCGACTCGCCGGCGAAGGCCGCGAGCAGGCTGTTGAGCGTCTCGGTACCGGTCAGATCGCCGGGGCCGTCGTACTCCTTGAACGCGGTCTTGGGCGCTCCGCAGACGGGGCAGTGCTCCGGCGCAGGGCCGATGTGGTAGTAGCCACATCCCAAACAACGATACTTCTCAACCATGGTCGTCCTCTCTCTCGTTTCATTCGGTCCGTTATCAATACCCCCGATTCGCCGTATGAGGCGGGGGAAGTGAACGCGATCGGGCGGGGAGGTCAGGCCTCAGAGCACGGCGGACACACCGCGTGCAGCGTCACGTCGATCCGGCGAACGGGCACACCGGCGGCCCGCTGGAGCGCCGCGCCCGTGTCAGGCGGCAGAACCATGTCGTCGACGCGACCGCAGCGGTCGCACACGACGTGCGCATGGTCTGCCGGCTCAGGGTCGAAGCGCAGGGTGCCTGACACGTCCAGCTCGCGGATCATGCCGGCCTGTGCGAACTCGTGCAGCGTCTTGTACACGGTCGACAGCGAAACACCGGGGAGCTGCTCGGAGACGTGCCGGGCGACGCTGTCGGCACTGGGGTGCGTCACGTTGCCCTCGAGCGCCGCGATCACCGCGCGCCGTTGCGGGGTAACCCGGTAACCCGCGGCTCTCAGCCGGGTGATCGCCTCGTCGGACGTGAGCATAGCAGCCTCAATTCGGAACGAATAGCAATTAGGAAACATTGCGAATAATAGCACCGCCGCGGGCGAAGTCAAGGGTGCAGTATTCAGCAGCAGTGGGGTAGCATAAGCGGTCACACGGTCAGGTCATGCGGGAGAGGGCCTGAAACGGGTACCAAGGAGTTGCAGAAGAGCAGGCGGTCGCCTAGACGGCGAAACGACTTGAGTACGGGAGGGGCAGGATGAGGATGAAACACAGAGCAGTCGTGGCGCTTGCTGTGGTACTGGCGCTGACTCTTGGGGTTGGCGCGACGATGGCACTGGCTCAAGGTGTGCCGGTCGAGAAAGGCAACGCCAAGCCAGAGGACTTCCCGCCGGTGGTGGGATGTGGATGCCACTCGGCCCTCATCGATCAGTGGTCGAAATCCATGCACGCGCAGGCGCTGACCGACCCGCTCTACCTCAGCAAGCTCGCTGAAGGCCAGAAGGCGACGGATGGCGCTCTTGGGGCGTTCTGCAACAAGTGCCATGGCCCCGCGGCGACCATGACCGGCGAGATCGGCAACAAGCAGCTCTCTGCGGGAGTAGCGGGTGGCGTGAACTGCACCTGGTGCCACCAGGCGGTGGGCAATGCGGGCGAGCCCGCGAACGTCTCGCAACTGGTGGTGCTTGATGGCGTGCGACGCGCGCAGATCAAGGACCCCCAGGCTCCGCACCCCGCTCAGTACTCCGCGTTCCACGAGAGCGCCGAGATATGTGGGGGATGCCACAACGTGAACCACCCGGTGAACGGCATGCACCTGGAGGCAACGTACACTGAGTGGCAGAAGAGCCCGTGGGCCGCAGAGGGAGTGACCTGCCAGGATTGCCACATGAGCAAAGCTCCCGGCGAGATCGGGCCCTTCACGGGACAGGCCGCCGGTGGTGCTCCGGAGCGAGACAACCTGTATGCGATGACGTTCACGGGAGCCCAGGTTGAGCTGGGCGATCCCGTACTGGCTACCGCCATGCTGCAGTCTGCGGCGACCGTCAAACTGGAGGCGCCGGAGATCCTTGCCAGCGGCTCATCTGACGTGACGGTCACCATCACCAATGTGGGCGCGGGGCACTATCTGCCCACGGGACTCACTGAGATTCGTGAGATGTGGCTGGAGGTCTACACCGTCGATGAAGCCGGTGCAAAGGCCGTCATCGGCGAGCACATGTTCGGGACGATCCTTGAAGATGCCGAGGGCAACTCGCCGGCCGAGCTGTGGGACGCGGTCAAGATCAAGTCGGACGACCGCATCCCGCCGCGCGAGTCCGTGACCGACAAGTTCTCATTCACGATGCCGGCAGGCGCCGAGCAGACGACGCTGACCGCAGCACTGTTCTACCGTTCCGCGCCCGAAGAGATGGCGAAGAAGGCCGGACTCAAGAATCCGACGACAGAGATGGCGAAGGCCACACAGGTCGTCTACGCCAGCGAGCAGGCGCAGCTCCAAGCGGCGAAGACGGACGTGGGCCAGGGCAAGTTCTTCGACGGGCTGAACCTGTTCGTGGCGCTGGCCGGGCTGGCCGTCGTCGCGGGTATCGTGTTCTGGTTCACGCGTCGCAAGAGGACTGCCTAGCACGCACGTCGGGAGCGGGAATGACGACGGGCCCCGGCATCGCGCCGGGGCCCGTTTGGCATCCTAAGGCACGGACCCGGAACAACGTCAGGGTGTCGCGTCCTCGCTGGGCGTGGTGTCTTCGCTGCCGACAGGCAGCTCTTCCGGCTTGTCGCCGACGACGACGTCCGTCGTGACCTTCTGGCCACCTCGATTCAGCTCGAGCGAGACGGTGTCACCGACCTGCTTGCGTCGAACCAGCAAGATGAGGTCGTCCATCGAGCGAACCGGCTTCCCATCGAGCGTGACGACGACGTCACCGGGCTTGACGTCGGCCTTCGATGCTCCCGATCCGGGGCCGACGCTCACGACATAGGCTCCCTCGTCAACCGACAGATCCTCCTCAGCAACCAGCTCCGGGATGACCGTCCGGCCGACGATTCCGATGTAGGGGTGGCTCACCGAACCACCTGCGATGAGCTGCTCTGCGACTCGAACAGCGGTGTTCACCGGCACGGCGAATCCGATTCCGCCGCTTGCGCCCGAATCCGAGTAGATGGCTGTGTTGATGCCGACGAGAAGGCCGGTGCGATCAACGAGCGCTCCGCCGGAGTTTCCCGGGTTGATGGCAGCATCGGTCTGGATCACATCGACGAGGGGGTAGACGTTCTCAGCGCTGCCAAAGTCGGGCAGAGACCGTCCGAGTGCCGAGACGACTCCGGAGGTGACGGAGTGCTCGAGACCGAACGGGGAGCCGATGGCCACGACGGTCTGTCCGACGAGGAGATCAGTTGAGCTTGCCGCCTCGATCAGCGGGATCGAGGAGTCGACCTTGACCACGGCGATATCGGTCTCCGGATCCTTGCCGATCAGCTCGGCCGGAACGGATGCGCCCGATGCGTCGCGCACGGTGATCTTCGTGGCGTCGTCAACGACGTGGGCATTGGTGATGATGTAGGTTCCGCCGCCCTCAGCGCGCTTGTACGCCACACCTGATCCGGTACCGCCCTTGGGAACGCCGGGGTGATCGCCGGGGAGTCCGCTCTGGCCGCCGCTGACCTTTTCGCCGCTCACGTCGAGATTGACGACCGAGGGGACCGCGGCGGCCGCGGCCGCGACGACCGGCTCCTCAGTCTTGGACGGGACGACCGTGACCTTAGTGGCGCTCCGGCTTGCCGTCGGAGCATCGCCAAGAACCAGCTGTGCGCCGATGAAGCCGCCTGCAAGCCCCGCGAACAGCGCCACGATGAACGAGAGCACAACGGCGACCAGCACCCCACTGCCAGGGCGGCGAGGTGCGGGCGCGGAGGGCTCGGCAGGAGCCACCGGGGGTACAACCGGGGGTACTGCCGACGGCACCGGGGAGGGCGTCTGGGCCACCGGCGGAGGCACTGCCGCGGGAGACTGAGGCTCGACAGGTGGTGTTGCCGAAGGCGTCGTTGGTTCGACGGGTAGCCCCGCGATGGGAGGCGGTTGGGGGGGAGTGGGTTGCTGGGGGGTTTCTTCGGTCATGGAGTGCTCCTTGAGTCGAGGCTTCTCCGCACATCGGTGAGAGCGTGCGATGATGGTCGACGGCCATCATTCACCGTGAGGATACCCCCGGATGTCAGCGATTCACGAACACACCACAGAAGAGCCGCTGACATGCGTGCCCGGAGCCGTGAGGCCGGGGGCCGTCCTGACCGTGCTGGTAGCGGGCACCATTCTGGCCCCGCTCGATGCGAGCATCGTGAACATAGCCCTGCCTTCGATGGCGGCCCAGTTCGACGTTCGGCTCACCCTGGTCAGCTGGGTCACCACGGCGTACCTGCTCACGAGCGCCGCGCTGCTGCTATCGATGGGGCGACTCGGCGACGTGTGGGGCCTGCGGCGTCTCTACATCGCCGGCCTCATCGTCTTCGGAGTCGGTTCTCTCGCGTGCGCTGTCTCGCCGAGCATCGGCTTTCTGATCGCGGCGAGGGTGCTTCAGGCCAGCGGCTCCGCGATGCTGTTCGCGGCGGGGCCTGCGCTCGTCACGCGAACGTTCCCTCCGAACCGAAGAGGGTGGGCGCTCGGGTACATCGCACTCGCGGTCTCACTGGGACTGACCGCCGGGCCCGCCCTGGGTGGGGTTCTGGTCGGGACATGGGGATGGCCCAGCATCTTCATTATCAACCTGCCGATAGTAGCGGTCGTCACCGTCATGTCGTGGCGGCTGCTACCCGATGAGTGTCCGGCGGGCGGCCGTTTCGACATCCCCGGGGCCCTGCTGTCGGGGATGGCACTCTTCTTGGTCCTGATCGGACTTGGTGGGGCCGACCGCGCGGGACTCATCTCGCCGGCGGTGATCGGGCCGGTTGCGGTAGGCCTGCTCCTGGGGGCGGTCTTCGTGTGGTGGGAGCATCGAGCGATTGCCCCTATGGTCGATATGGCGATCTTTCGCGTCAGAGCGTTCTCGGCGGGAATCACAGCAGCGACGCTCGCCTACCTTGCCCTGTTCGCGGTCACGTTCACGATGCCGTTCTACCTGGTACGGGTGCACGGGTTCGACGCCAGAATCGCAGGCCTCGTTCTGACCGCTACGCCCATCACGATGGCGGTGTTGGCCCCGATCGCCGGAAGACGGTCGGACCGTAAGGGAAGTCGCACGCTGGCGACAGCAGGCATCGCGGTGCTGGGCGGCGGGCTGTTCATCGCGTCGTTCCTGGAGGAAGGCACTCCGATCGCGCTGATCGTCGCCGCGCTCGTGGTGGTTGGCTCGGGCATGGCGGTGTTTCAGACGCCCAACACTTCAGCAGTGCTGAGGGCGACCCCTCGCTCCAGCTCAGGAGTCGGCTCGGCGTTCGTTGCGGAGGCCCGAAACGTCGGGATGTCGTTGGGGATCGCGCTGACAGCCGCCATCGTCAGCGCCGCGGTCGGGGCGCAGGGTCTGCCGGGAGGCGAAGGCCCGATACCCGAGGCGGTCGCCACCGCTTTCGTGGGCGGTATGTCGACGGCACTGAGGGTGGCCGCGGTCATTGCGTTGGGAGGCGCCGCGGTTTCGTGGTTCGGTCGCGAGGCCGACCCGGTTGAGGGTGTCGGGGTCAAGCACTAGACTGGCTGAAGCCACGAACAGGAGGCACGGTGACCGACGAGACAAGCGCGCCCGATCCGATCGAAGAGCAGCCCCAGGTGGCTTCCGATCCCGAGATCGCTGCCATCGCGGATTCGCTCGACGAGCCTGAGCCCGACGCGGAGCCGGAGCCTGTGCTCGACGATGCGGCGCCGGTGGAGCCAGAGGCTGTCGTCGCGGCGGCCGTGCACGATGCGGCGGCCGACCGAGTGTCGTGGTGGCCATTCCTCGTCTATCTGGCGCTCTGGTTCGTCTTTGCTGGAGTGACCGTGTGGCGCTTCTACAACATGTCCCCCGGTCAGGCGATCTACGATTCTTCAGACTACGCGCTCTCCGTCTTCGCCGGGATCGCCCTGGCTCTTGCCGGTCCCATCCTGGTACTCGCCACGTGGGTTGCGGCGTGGGGCAAGCCGGGCTCAAGTAAGTGGGGGCTTCTCGTCGATGCGCTGTTGAAGGGTTCTGTGGTAACGCTCGGGGGCGTCGCTCTGTGGTGGATCGCTCTCATGGTCGTCGATCAGCTGAGGCTCGGGCGCATCTTGTGAGCGAGGGAGTGGAAGTCGCCATGACATCGATCGGAGCGCACGATGTGCGGGTGGCCGTCCTCATGGGGGGACGATCCGCAGAACGCGAGGTTTCCCTCAACACGGGAGCGCAGGTCTCTTCCGCTCTGGAGGAGAAGGGCTTCGGCGTTGTGGAGATCGACACGGGAGACGCCGACTTCGTCGCGCGCTTCGCCTCGAGCGACTGCCACGTGGCGTTCATCTGCCTGCACGGCAGGTTTGGCGAGGACGGAACGGTTCAGGGCCTGTGCGAGCTGCTCGAGACCCCTTACGTCGGCAGCGGAGTGCTCGCCAGCGCTTTGGCGATGGACAAGGTGATGAGCAAGCTGTTCTACCGGGCGATGGGTCTACCAACACCCGAGTTCATGGTACTCAAGCGCGGCGAAGAGCTCGATACCGGCGCGGTTGTCGCCATGCTCGGAGACAAGTGCGTGGTCAAACCCGCGAACGAGGGTTCGGCCCTCGGTGTGACCATCGTTCACGAGCCGGCTGAGTTGGCACAGGCGGTGGGCCTTGCCCTGACGTATGACCGGACTGTTCTGATCGAACGCTTCGTCGCGGGCGTCGAGGTGACCGTCGGGGTTCTGGGTAACGAGCACCCCTTGGCGCTTCCCGTGATCGAGATCGTGCCGGAGCACGAGTTCTACGACTACGAGAGCAAGTACGTGCCGGGCATGAGCCACCACATCATTCCCGCGCGAATCAGCGAGGAGGCGCGTGCCGAGTCAGAGCGCCTCGCTATCGCAGCGCACGAGACCCTAGGCTGTCGGGGCATGTCGCGTTCGGACTTCATCGTGTCCGCGAACGGGGCCGTGCAGCTGCTCGAGACCAACACGATCCCGGGAATGACCACGACCTCGCTGCTCCCGGACGCGGCACGGGCTGCGGGAATCGAGTTCCCGGACCTGTGTAGCCGCCTCGTCGAGCTGGCGCTCGAGCCGCGCAGGTAGTGGCCGATAGCCCTCGTGGCGGGCACTTCTTGGTGTAGTCGAGGCGTGTGGGGGATACTGACTTCGAGGGGAACGCGGAAACGACGCGCCAGGGAGGATCCGATGAACTGTTCGAACTGTGGTAACGCCAACGCCGAGGGCTCTCAGTACTGTGCAAGTTGCGGCGCCCAGCTCTTTGGTCAGGCGGCTCCGCCCGCCCCGCCGGTACCACCCGCTCCTGAGGGATATGGGCAGCCCGCCGCCGCCGGTTATGACGAGCAGGTCGCGGGGGGTTACACCGTCGCGCCGCCGCCGGCAGCTCCGGCTCCGCCCGCTTATGGCCAACAGTACACGCAACCGCAGATGCACCCCCAGCCCGGCTACGCTCCGGCCCCGCCGGTCAAGAACCACCTGGTCATGGCGATTCTTGCCACGGTTCTGTGCTGCATTCCGCTGGGCGCAGTCGGCATCATCTACGCAGCGCAGGTGAACTCGAAGCTGGCATCGGGTGACTATGCCGGCGCCCAGCGGGCATCGAAGAATGCCTTGATCTGGTCGTGGGTCGCTATCGGCGGAGGACTCATCGGTGGAGTGCTGTACGCGGTGCTCGCCATCCTCGGCGTCGTGGTCGACAGCCTCTAGTCGGCGGACGAATGCATAGCGCGACGGGAATCACCGATGGACCAGCGGCGAAGGCGTCTGCGGTGGAGCGCTGGTTGCCCGTTGCTGGCTGGGTCGCTCTATTAGGCGGTGCTGCGCTCATCGTGTCCGGATGGGATCGGCTGGTTCCGCCGTGTCTGTTCAGAGAGATCACGGGGCTCTACTGCCCTGGGTGCGGCAGCGGGAGAGCGCTGCTGGCCCTGTCACGGTTCGATCTGACCGCCGCACTCAGCGCAAACCCGCTCGTGACGCTGGGTCTGCCGCTCATTCTTGCCGGGCTCGCTATTGAGACCGCCGACTCATGGGGGCTCGTGCGCAGACGATCGCGTTTCGCCAAGATGCTGCCCTTGGCCGTACTGATCGTGGTGTGTGCGTTCTGGGTGCTGCGCAACATCCCCGTGTGGCCACTCCAGACGCTCGCTCCGCATTAGGAGAGCGGCAGCTCCAAGCGCACCACGGTTCCGCCTCCCGGGCGATCAAGGACGATGGCGGAGCCGCCCGAGCTCTCGATCACGTTCTTGACCACGACCAAGCCGAGGCCCGTGCCCGGCGAACCATCGTCTCGCTCGAGCCGCACGAACGGCTCGAAGACAGTCGATTTCTCTGCATCGGGTATGCCGGGGCCGCAGTCGGCGACCTCGATCACCGCCACCCGACCCTCAACGCTCACGCTGACATCGATCGGTCCCTCGGCGGCGTACTTCGCGGCGTTGGACAGTAGGTTCTCCATGACGCGTGCCAGCGTCACAGGGTCCACGTTGACCGCTGACGTTGTCCGGAGTTGCACCTGGACATCCCTGCCGGTGGCGACTCGGGCGTCCGCGACGGATTGGTCGGCGATGGCACCCGTATCCGCTGTGTCGTGCTTGCGATGGGCACCGACGCGGCCTGCGATGGTGTCCCCCACGAGTTCATCCGCGCGCGCGATCGCGGCGTCTATGCCGCTGTGGGCGGCATCGCGTTCTGTTGCCGAGAGGTCAGCGCGGCGCAGCAGTGCGCTGTAGCCGGCGATGACGGTGAGGATCCCGCGCAGGTCGTGTGCACACAGGGCGAGGTCCGCCGGTGCGGGTCGGGGGTCAGCCATGCACGCTCCTCAGCGGTCCGAGCGGTCGCCACTCCGCGGATGCGGAGCGTTACTCCCCCTCGACAGCTACGAAGGTACCCCTCCACGCCGCCACAGGCAACGGTCTACCTGCGGGGAAGCGATGAAGCTGCGAGGGCTCTTCCTGTCGGGGTGGCCGCCAGCCCGCCGGTGGATGTCTCGCGCAGGCTCGGCGGCAACGAGCGGCCGACGTGGGCCTGGGCATCGACGACCTCGTCGAAGGGGATTCGACAGCACACATCGGCCATCGCGAGTTCGGCGGCAGCAAGGGCCACGGCGGCGCCGGTCGCGTTGCGATGCACGCAGGGGACCTCGACCAGGCCTCCGACGGGATCGCAGATGAGCCCCATCAGGCCTTGAAGCGCGAGGGATGCGGCATGGCCAACCTGCTGGGGCGACCCGCCCGACAGCGTCACGGCTGCCGCTGCTGCCATTGCGGCTCCCGAGCCGATCTCGGCCTGACAGCCCCCGGCCGCTCCGGACAGCGTGGCGCGCGAAGCGATGATGCCCCCGATGCCCGCCGCGACGAAGAGCGCGTCGATCAGCAGTTCGTCATCGGCTGCGGCGCGCTCAGCGATGGTGAGCACCACGGCGGGCAGGATGCCCGAGGCGCCACCGGTCGGTGCGGCGACGACTCTGCCCATGGTCGCGTTGACCTCGGCTGTTGCCAGAGCAGCTGCCAGCGTAGCTGCGAAGGTTCCACCGATGGGTCCCCCCTCAGAGGTGCTCACCCGCTTGGCGTCGCCGCCCACGAGTCCGCTGCGCGACCGCGTGTCCGCAGCCAGTCCGCGGGCGACCGCCTCGCGCATCGTTAGCAGGGTGTCGAGCATCCGCGTCCTGAGGACGACGACTGCCTCACCGGACTCCTCGGCCTCGCGCGCTATCACGGCTGCGACGAGCGAACCGGCTTCGAGCCCATCCTGGCTCAATTCTGCGTAAGATGTGTATGCCACTGACGTCTCCTTGCACAGTGTCTTCTCAGGGGTGATTGTACGCTCGTGGAGGATTGCGTGAGGTGGCCCGCGCGTGGCACCGCACCTGCTCAGCACCGGGCACGGTTCGACGCGACCGAGTTGCGGAGTCTGGACACGAAGGGGTTTGCCATGCACAGCCGTACCGCCGCACTCGCCGCACTGATCGCGCTGCTCACCGTCTCTCCGGGCATCGCCGTAGCGCGTCCAGCGGCCCCGGTCGCTGTCGACGCGTACGTTTCAGACGTCTTCCAAGAGAACGTACACCCCGAAGACTTCCTCCGGGTCGTGAATCTTGAGTGGCCCTTGGTGGAGGATGCAGGCGCATACGAAGTGAGGAGTCCGAACAGGGGGTGGTCGTTCCGGTGCCAGTCGGTGTTCGAGACGCTGACCCCGAGCGATCCGCGCACCGCGGTTGTCGACGGGTTGCCTCTTGAGATGATCTTCGCGAAGGGCTTCTCGGCCACGTGGCACCTTCCGCTCGGCACCGTGACGACGCCCGGCGGAGGTACGGTGACGCTGTTCCCTGCGGGCGAGACCGAAGTCGAGATTCGGGCATTGCCAACGAGCACGTCACCGATCATCGAAGCTAGTGACCCTGTCACCGCGACCGTGACGTGGCGCGATCAGCCGACGGTATCGACGATTGCGGTCGTACCAACGCCCTGGGGCGTCCGCATTGTGCGAGCCACCAGCGGAGGTCAGCTCACGCTCGCCGGTCGGCTCGAGGCGAGGGTGGCTCGCGGAACGTTTGGCCAGGTCGAACAGTACTCGAGGGTCGGCAGCGCCGAGACCTGGGACCCGCTGAGGGATCTGTCGGACTATCCGGCTCGCGGCATGACGTCGCTCGTTCTTGGAGCAGACCCCACCGTGTGGCCTCGTTACGGGTACGTGTTGCCGGGAGGCTTCACCTACGGGCGCGTTCGTGCGGGTTCGACGGTGTTTGATCCGCGGACGGCGGTGGTCACGTATCGGCAGAGCTTCGCGGGCGACATCCTTGAAGTCCCCGACGATAGCGACCAGTTCGTTCGCCTTGGGGCGTCGGTCACCGATAGAACCTACAGGCCGAAGGTGGCACCGCGCCTGGGGAGGCCGACCGTCGCGCAGAGAATGGGACGAGGCACGAAGTCATGGACCGCGACGATCTCGGACGCAGCGAGGGCCAAGGCGCCCGTTCGGTGGGCGCTGTATCGGAAGAAGGCCGGAGTCGCCGCAGGAACCGTCCCCGCCACGGGCTGGGCTCGCGTCGCCAGAGGCACGGCGCGCTACAGCTCTCTGTCCGGGCCGCTCTCCCGGTACCGGGTTACCGTTCCGGTGTCGAAGAGCGGAACGTACCGGCTCGACGTGACCTACCCGGGC
Proteins encoded in this region:
- a CDS encoding HAMP domain-containing sensor histidine kinase; translation: MADPRPAPADLALCAHDLRGILTVIAGYSALLRRADLSATERDAAHSGIDAAIARADELVGDTIAGRVGAHRKHDTADTGAIADQSVADARVATGRDVQVQLRTTSAVNVDPVTLARVMENLLSNAAKYAAEGPIDVSVSVEGRVAVIEVADCGPGIPDAEKSTVFEPFVRLERDDGSPGTGLGLVVVKNVIESSGGSAIVLDRPGGGTVVRLELPLS
- a CDS encoding DUF2752 domain-containing protein, with product MHSATGITDGPAAKASAVERWLPVAGWVALLGGAALIVSGWDRLVPPCLFREITGLYCPGCGSGRALLALSRFDLTAALSANPLVTLGLPLILAGLAIETADSWGLVRRRSRFAKMLPLAVLIVVCAFWVLRNIPVWPLQTLAPH
- the sdaAA gene encoding L-serine ammonia-lyase, iron-sulfur-dependent, subunit alpha yields the protein MAYTSYAELSQDGLEAGSLVAAVIAREAEESGEAVVVLRTRMLDTLLTMREAVARGLAADTRSRSGLVGGDAKRVSTSEGGPIGGTFAATLAAALATAEVNATMGRVVAAPTGGASGILPAVVLTIAERAAADDELLIDALFVAAGIGGIIASRATLSGAAGGCQAEIGSGAAMAAAAAVTLSGGSPQQVGHAASLALQGLMGLICDPVGGLVEVPCVHRNATGAAVALAAAELAMADVCCRIPFDEVVDAQAHVGRSLPPSLRETSTGGLAATPTGRALAASSLPRR